In Erwinia sp. SLM-02, the genomic window CACGCTGAATTTTGAGGGCTTTTGGCTTGTGGTCGTGATGTTGTGTTTGCAATTGACCTGACTATTTTAAGGTCTGGTAGCCCGGCTACCGTTTATTCCTGTAGATTTACCCTGTCTGTCCATAGTGATTTTTATAGCACCGCAAATTGCGGTGCTTTTTTTATTGCAGAGCAAAAATTACTGCCCCATCTCGGCCATCTCTTTCACATCGGAACGGTTAATCTGCTGCTTGTTGCCATTAGCATCTTTGTAGCTGATCATACCGGTATCATTATCGACTGAAGGTTTACCCTCGGCGACAATAGTTCGTCCGTCATTCGTATGCATCACATAGTTACTTGAACAGGCAGCCAGAGTGAACACCATTGCACCTGCGACCAGAACTGCGGCTAATTTTTTCATCTTTATCTCCTTGCAGATTGTAATCCGAGAAATTACCCGTAGAACGACTTGTAAACCGACAAATGACGATAAAAAAAACTGACAAGACGGTTCTCTTTTGCGGGTAATAGCTTAAAGCATGCAATATTCAGCATAACCCGCTTTCCCAGCTTTGCCAGGAAACCGCAACTTTTTCAGTCTGGTCCTAAATCAATCGACTAACCCGCAGGGTTAATGAGGAGTGTATGAAGTCATTTACCCCGCAGCAGTTTCGCCAGCAGTTCCCTGCTCTCAGTGAAACC contains:
- a CDS encoding YgdI/YgdR family lipoprotein, with protein sequence MKKLAAVLVAGAMVFTLAACSSNYVMHTNDGRTIVAEGKPSVDNDTGMISYKDANGNKQQINRSDVKEMAEMGQ